Proteins found in one Plasmodium chabaudi chabaudi strain AS genome assembly, chromosome: 5 genomic segment:
- a CDS encoding methionine--tRNA ligase, putative, whose translation MILYPNKYLLSGTLKCMLAAHIYKLPVELSDDFYFTRTFEIEKSLVVNKRPLLIYENKFVSSTNAICFLLHRLKNKGINAKSFDDKLRLYLAWIEWSDILEKNIERLNKKKIIESLDVLESYLSENNNKEFICDDAEQIKREDGCDETDQSQENGTCGISLADIYVYTSLKYSNIVICNESWSHISSYVERINNLEDVQKVIETVEKVHKLKNIYSLFISKICEKNINDHVKNDNFYVTTAINYVNGDPHIGHAYEIVLADTIARYHRNLGRDLFFTTGADEHGLKIANQAARNNMTPQELCDQNVIKFKNLNKNLHTTEDYYVRTTSETHKNIAQSIWTKCMENGDIYLGEYEGWYNVREETYIPENEAKLMNYMDPLNNVKLEKMKEPSYFFRMSKYQDRLLQHIHDNPDYIQPEKNRNEILQRLKEPLEDLSCSRTKFSWGIPVPNDPKHVMYVWMDALINYYSNCFINDQEKMKYWPPDIQIIGKDIVWFHAVIFPTILMSVNIELPKCVFSHGFVLASDGKKMSKSLKNVIDPKEIIEAYGSDAFRFHVVKESKTGYDMRFDIDNLVDMCNSDLADTIGNLVQRTLSLCFLSNNAKIPPLYDDIDIELPFCMLHFINRIEYYMKNFRVHKFCEKTVNVCKDLNKFLTDLAPWKYKQESEQNKKLHIIRLMLESIYFIAHYIDIVVPTIASQIFSQLNTPKRKIVDLNPWLNNLEEGVIINNDHVLFKKFEVESAKIKIQKVIMKLSKVIKVIEHGELKNSTLYEIETDDGKYIALLNLPHNESNINTLTVAIMNIKPLTINNITVTSIIPHVHKDIFKFNPDEKTPVGTLVHAKNYKTLVKQRDNLTKKEINSLQLSIINNNCFYEKNVPLIFASSGNPLYHATQSSGTLYFFS comes from the coding sequence ATGATTTTATATCCAAATAAGTACTTACTATCCGGCACATTAAAATGTATGCTGGCAGctcacatatataaattgcCGGTAGAGCTAAGTgatgatttttatttcactcGTACATTTGAAATTGAGAAAAGTTTAGTAGTGAATAAGAGGCCACTgcttatatatgaaaacaaATTTGTAAGTTCCACAAATgcaatatgttttttattgcatcgattaaaaaataaaggtaTAAACGCAAAAAGTTTCGATGACAAACTACGTTTATATTTGGCATGGATCGAATGGAGCGatatattagaaaaaaacattgagcgcttgaataaaaaaaaaataatcgaAAGTTTAGATGTGTTAGAGTCTTATTTGAGTGAGAATAATAACAAGGAGTTTATATGTGACGACGCTGAGCAAATCAAAAGAGAGGATGGATGCGATGAAACAGATCAAAGCCAAGAAAATGGTACATGCGGAATTTCATTAGCAGATATCTATGTATACACATCTTTGAAATATTCGAATATTGTTATATGTAATGAAAGTTGGTCACATATAAGCAGTTATGTAGAAAGGATAAATAATTTGGAAGATGTACAAAAAGTAATAGAAACAGTTGAAAAGGttcataaattaaaaaatatatatagtttatttatatcaaaaatttgtgaaaaaaatattaatgatcatgtaaaaaatgataatttttatgtaactACTGCTattaattatgtaaatGGCGACCCACATATAGGGCATGCATACGAAATCGTATTAGCTGACACAATAGCTAGATATCACAGAAATTTAGGAAGAGATTTGTTTTTTACAACCGGTGCAGATGAGCATGGATTAAAGATAGCAAATCAAGCAGCAAGAAACAATATGACACCACAAGAATTATGTGACcaaaatgtaataaaatttaaaaacctaaataaaaatttacataCCACAGAAGATTATTATGTTCGAACAACTTCAGAAactcataaaaatattgcacAATCTATATGGACGAAATGTATGGAAAATggtgatatatatttgggTGAATATGAAGGATGGTATAATGTTCGAGAAGAGACATATATACCCGAAAATGAAGCTAAATTAATGAATTATATGGACCcattaaataatgtaaaactagaaaaaatgaaagagccatcatatttttttagaatGTCTAAATATCAAGATAGATTACTACAACATATACATGATAATCCAGATTATATACAACCAGAAAAGAATCGAAATGAGATATTACAAAGATTAAAAGAACCATTAGAAGATTTGTCTTGTAGTAGAACAAAATTCAGTTGGGGTATTCCTGTCCCAAATGATCCAAAGCATGTAATGTATGTATGGATGGATGCGTTAATAAATTACTATTCGAATTGCTTTATAAATGACcaagaaaaaatgaaatattggCCACCAgatattcaaataatagGAAAAGATATTGTTTGGTTTCATGCAGTAATTTTCCcaacaattttaatgtcTGTAAATATAGAATTACCTAAATGTGTATTTTCACATGGTTTTGTATTAGCTAGTGATGGTAAAAAAATGTCGAAATCTTTAAAAAACGTGATTGATCCAAAAGAAATTATAGAAGCATATGGATCAGATGCATTTAGATTTCATGTAGTAAAAGAATCTAAAACAGGATATGATATGAGATTTGATATCGATAATTTAGTTGATATGTGTAACTCTGATTTAGCTGATACTATAGGGAATTTAGTACAACGAACATTGTCGCTTTgctttttatcaaataatgCAAAAATTCCACCTTTATATGACGATATAGATATTGAATTGCCATTCTGTATGCtccattttattaacagAATAGAATactatatgaaaaattttcgcgttcataaattttgtgAGAAAACAGTAAATGTTTGTAaagatttaaataaatttttaaccGATTTAGCCCCatggaaatataaacaagaatcggaacaaaataaaaaattacatattATAAGATTAATGTTAGAatctatttattttattgcacattatatagatatagTTGTCCCAACAATAGCATCACAAATATTTAGTCAATTAAATACACCGAAAAGGAAAATTGTGGATTTAAATCCATGGCTAAACAATTTAGAAGAAGgtgtaataattaataacgATCATGttctatttaaaaaatttgaagtAGAAAGCGCtaagataaaaatacaaaaagtTATTATGAAACTATCTAAAGTTATTAAAGTTATAGAACATggagaattaaaaaattcaactCTTTATGAGATTGAAACAGATgatggaaaatatatagctCTTCTAAATTTACCACATAATGAAAGTAACATTAATACACTAACAGTAgctattatgaatataaagcCTCTTaccataaataatataacagTAACTTCTATCATTCCACATGTACATaaagatatttttaaatttaaccCAGACGAAAAAACACCCGTGGGTACTTTAGTGCATgccaaaaattataaaactttAGTTAAACAAAGAGataatttaacaaaaaaagagaTTAACTCATTACAGCTCtcaataattaataataattgtttttatgaaaaaaatgtccCCTTAATTTTCGCTTCCTCTGGCAATCCACTTTACCACGCAACTCAAAGCTCAGGCACcctctatttttttagctaA
- a CDS encoding U2 snRNA/tRNA pseudouridine synthase, putative, which produces MNLPYIENHGIEYLIRKNIHNLEGINGKVKTIFEDFHVHEITKNNIILHLDEIINKDKINQILEDKEKHDEINIFQNISNSDLCIQHFKKHINEYDQNVFKQFLDILHQIFLLKQNKTQKNEFEQAEVENNKIESSNNEPFQKSKRKFTIPYCVLTKFDDPTLCENNDQTNGDQNSKPNDILSVDEKKKIARKNVHNAINKYCPFLLTETKTVTKLDTVISHGNILTDQIANNLNESYTYEHLNCQINDNQVENENKGNDKKPFTIIEVYPNFNCLKIITPPEIFDKLKSNAKKLRSNKNDNFENVIMEGLEKLKDINKDKNNHDIRIPLENQTECHNDINHQKDPHLNSFQDKLGSNYDDATCDNLPNHSIRKKRKINEVSNEENSIPILSNINNLSTPKADQVSKCEKDICTEPGTDTTDVIIKEESKNNCLKNDNNSYKMTQEKEGQCLSSDNFIDKINKMREEKRNKKRDKKYLHFNLYKENKDICEILKKLKIIFKKNNSDISYCGIKDKRGITIQKFCIQKIKKEDIYKMLINNSNWYNNVYLSNLEYKKNKLSLGYLKGNFFKILIRGVNNNEDEKIKFHNLFEILKNFGFINYYGHQRFGSKKIKNYQIGISILKKNYKQALFLIIENTDLDPEKKKALMDYLDKVEKEFIQSNNIVHKSENEIVNGNDRPNAELNGIGPTDPDSGLKLDNDTQTLNSNSDKAIKIDPIRNENNFEKKKKKYQKNNDYSNHFLNKKQNEKNILPNEIEEIINSISNNSHVEKIILGSLKNSHNFKNAFINIPKDIFSLFIHATQSLIFNILTNIRMNKFGFKVVIGDLVQVPHKGNYETELKNHDDVNSDYTNDSMNESEINYPEKKLNDSSSNNEIDFDENKIIIITEENISQYNIYDVVLPLPGDKNTLFPSNLIDEYKNVLDSFELSFDHFKSDKYLFNASGGYRKIVVKPSNLHSVFIKADLTKKDTIPIIKGDLYNLMNHKNEEIDQQFDHNIIFTNSSLYHEHLIKEIPNYQDTSSIFLTCSLPKSSYITVALMEIIK; this is translated from the coding sequence ATGAATTTACCTTATATTGAAAATCATGGAATTGAATATCtgattagaaaaaatatacataatctCGAAGGTATAAATGGTAAagtaaaaacaattttcgAAGATTTTCATGTTCAtgaaataacaaaaaataacattatTCTACATTTggatgaaataataaacaaggATAAAATTAATCAAATTTTAGAAGACAAAGAAAAGCATGATGAaatcaatatttttcaaaatataagcAATTCAGATTTATGTATtcaacattttaaaaaacatataaatgaGTATGATCAAAATGTTTTCAAACAGTTTTTGGATATCCTACaccaaatatttttactaaaacaaaataaaacacaaaaaaatgaatttgaACAAGCTGAGGTagaaaacaataaaattgaatcttcaaataatgaaccttttcaaaaatcaaaaagaaaattcaCAATTCCATATTGTgttttaacaaaatttgACGACCCTACTTTATGCGAAAATAATGATCAAACCAATGGAGATCAAAATAGCAAACCAAATGATATTCTATCAgttgatgaaaaaaaaaaaattgcaagAAAAAATGTACACAAtgctataaataaatattgcccctttttattaactgAAACAAAAACAGTTACTAAATTGGATACAGTTATATCAcatggaaatatattaaccGATCAGATAGCcaacaatttaaatgaatcATATACATACGAGCACTTAAATTGTCAAATTAATGACAATCAAGTAGAAAATGAGAATAAGggaaatgataaaaagCCTTTTACAATCATAGAAGTTTATCCAAATTTTAATTGtcttaaaattattacacCTCCTGAGATATTCGATAAATTAAAGTCGAATGCTAAAAAATTACGGTCGAATAAAAATgacaattttgaaaatgttaTTATGGAAGgattagaaaaattaaaagatattaataaggataaaaataacCACGATATAAGAATACCCTTGGAAAATCAAACCGAATGccataatgatataaatcatCAAAAAGACCCCCATTTAAATTCATTTCAAGATAAACTGGGGTCGAATTATGATGATGCTACATGTGATAATCTTCCAAACCATTCCATCAGAAAAAAACGTAAAATCAATGAAGTATCAAATGAGGAAAATTCCATTCCTATTTTGAGTAATATCAATAATTTATCTACCCCCAAAGCAGATCAAGTGAGTAAATGTGAGAAAGATATCTGCACAGAACCTGGGACCGATACAACCGatgttataataaaagaagaaaGCAAAAACAATTGCTTAAAAAACGACAATAATAGTTACAAAATGACTCAGGAAAAGGAAGGTCAATGCTTAAGTAGTGACAACTTTATAGATAAGATTAACAAAATGAgagaagaaaaaagaaacaaaaaaagagataaaaaatatttacattttaacctatataaagaaaataaagatatatgtgaaatattgaaaaaattaaaaataattttcaaaaaaaacaattctGATATATCTTATTGTGGAATTAAGGACAAAAGAGGAATAACAATACAAAAATTTTGCATccagaaaataaaaaaagaagacatatataaaatgttaattaataatagcaattggtataataatgtttatttatccaatttagaatataaaaaaaataaattatctttaggatatttaaaagggaattttttcaaaattttaattaggGGAGTAAATAACAAtgaagatgaaaaaataaaatttcataacctttttgaaattttaaaaaattttggcTTTATTAATTACTATGGTCATCAAAGATTTggtagtaaaaaaattaaaaattatcaaattggtatttctattttaaaaaaaaactacaAGCAAGCTCTTTTTCTTATCATTGAAAACACGGATTTGGATCCTGAGAAAAAGAAGGCATTAATGGACTATCTGGATAAGGTAGAGAAAGAATTTATTCAATCTAACAATATTGTCCATAAAAGTGAGAACGAAATTGTAAATGGAAATGATAGACCAAATGCCGAACTAAATGGAATAGGACCTACTGATCCGGATTCAGGTCTAAAACTAGACAACGACACTCAAACTCTGAACTCAAATTCAGACAAagcaataaaaattgacccaataagaaatgaaaacaatttcgaaaaaaaaaaaaaaaaataccagaaaaataatgattattCAAATCACTTTCTTaacaaaaaacaaaacgaaaaaaatatactacCTAATGAAAtagaagaaataataaattcaaTATCAAACAATTCTCatgttgaaaaaattatattagggtcattaaaaaatagtcacaattttaaaaacgcatttataaatataccaaaagatatattttcattatttatacatgcAACGCAaagtttaatttttaatattttaactaATATAAGAATGAACAAATTCGGATTTAAAGTTGTGATAGGCGATTTAGTTCAAGTACCCCATAAAGGCAATTATGAAACCGAATTAAAGAATCACGATGATGTAAATTCAGACTACACAAACGACAGTATGAACGAATcagaaataaattatccTGAGAAAAAACTAAACGATTCATCttcaaataatgaaattgattttgatgaaaacaaaataattataataacagaagaaaatatttcccaatataatatttatgatgTCGTTTTACCTCTCCCTggtgataaaaatacacTTTTCCCTTCTAACTTAAttgatgaatataaaaacgtTTTAGATTCTTTTGAATTATCATTTGATCATTTTAAATCagacaaatatttatttaatgcaTCAGGTGGGTATAGAAAAATTGTAGTCAAGCCATCTAATCTTCATTCCGTTTTTATTAAAGCGGACTTAACGAAGAAAGACACAATACCGATAATAAAAGGCGACttgtataatttaatgaatCATAAAAATGAGGAAATTGACCAACAGTTTGACcataacattatttttactaacAGTAGTTTATATCATGAGCATTTAATTAAAGAAATACCAAATTATCAAGATACGtcatcaatttttttaacctGCTCTTTACCTAAATCTTCTTATATTACTGTTGCACTTATGgagataataaaataa